In Elephas maximus indicus isolate mEleMax1 chromosome 7, mEleMax1 primary haplotype, whole genome shotgun sequence, the following proteins share a genomic window:
- the LOC126080527 gene encoding olfactory receptor 8K3-like produces MDKHNLTVLNEFILTGVTDRPELQPPLFGLFLIIYMTSMVGNLGIIILTMMDSSLQTPMYFFLRHLAITDLGYSTAVGPKMLVNFVVHENTISYYFCAIQLAIFILFMTSELFILSAMSYDCYVAICNPLLYTVIMSQRIYWVLVVIPYLYSTFVSLLLTIKIFNLSFCGYNVIRHFYCDALPLVSLLCSNTHEIKLIILILAVFELISSFLIVLVSYLLILAAVFKMKSAEGRHKAFSTCGSHLTVVVVFYGTLIFIYVQPKSSSSFDTDKMASVFYTLIIPMLNPLIYSLRNKDVKYALHRTLGQLCNIFTQSSLYHMIRINYTVGFKLFSVCLQRG; encoded by the coding sequence atggacaaacacaatctaacagtgctgaatgaattcattctgacgGGAGTCACAGACCGCCCAGAGCTGCAGCCTCCATTGTTTGGACTGTTCCTCATCATATACATGACTTCAatggtgggcaacttgggcataATCATCCTCACCATGATGGACTCTAGTCTAcaaacacccatgtacttttttctcagacacctggctatcactgatcttggttacTCAACAGCTGTGGGGCCCAAAATGTTGGTAAATTTTGTTGTGCATGAAAATacaatctcctattatttttgtgctataCAGCTAGCTATCTTTATATTGTTCATGACTAGTGAACTAtttattctgtcagcaatgtcgtatgactgctatgtggccatctgtaaccctctgctctacacagtcatcatgtcacaaagGATATATTGGGTGCTGGTGGTGATTCCCTATCTCTACAGCACATTTGTTTCCCTTCTCctcaccataaagatttttaatttatccttctgtggctacaatgtcatcaggcatttctactgtgatgCTCTCCCCTTGgtatctttgctctgctcaaacaCACATGAAATCAAATTGATCATTCTCATCTTAGCAGTTTTTGAGTTAATTTCATCCTTCCtaatagttcttgtttcttacCTGCTCATCCTTGCAGCTGTTTTCAAGATGAAGTCAGCTGAgggcaggcacaaggccttctccacctgtggatcccacctgacaGTGGTGGTAGTGTTTtatgggactttaatctttatatacGTGCAGCCCAAGTCCAGTTCCTCCTTTGACACTGATAAAATGGCTTCCGTATTTTACACACTGAttatccccatgttgaatcccttgatctatAGTTTGAGGAATAAAGATGTGAAGTATGCCTTACATAGGACTTTGGGACAATTATGTAATATATTTACTCAAAGTTCGCTATACCATATGATTCGTATAAATTACACTGTGGGCTTTAAACTGTTTTCTGTGTGCCTCCAGAGGGGATAG